The following DNA comes from Candidatus Cloacimonas sp..
TTGGGGCTAAATTACAACCCTGTCTATTTACCGCAAATTTTTAATTTTACTTCTGCCACTTCCGCAAGATATACCGACACCCAAAGAAAATACACTCAATATATTGATGGACAAGCGGTTGATACATATCAAAGAGATGGTAATACAAATCGTTCCATCCGCCTCAATTTAACTTTGATGAATTCTTCCCTGCTAAGCGGATGGGCATCAAAACTGGGATATAAACCACCTGCTGATAATTTGCCACCCCAAGATAAAGATGAACAAAACCCACCTCCCAAAGATAAAGAGAATGGCAAGCACGGCAAGAAAGAAAGTTTACTTCCCGAAGATATCAAGCAAGAAGAATTTGATAAAGAAAAATTACCTCCCCCTGAAGATATCCCCAAAGAAGGACAACTACCTGAGCCGGAATTACCTAAGGAAGAAGCCAAACCCAATGAAGATGAAATTCAAAAACGCCGAGAAGAAATCATCCGTTTGAAGGAAGAAGGCAAACTTTCCGAACTTTCAGATGAAGAATTGAAAAAATTATTGGAAGGAACCGAGACAATTGAAGGCGAAGAAAAGAAAGAAGAAAACCAGAAAGAACCAGGTGAAAAAGAATCTGCAGAAACAAAAAGCGCAGGGTTTAATCCCTTGCTCACTTGTGTAAGCGCTCTTTCTCACATAAAAAATATCAATGCTTCCTATCAAAACTCTTATCTGATGAATTACGCTCGTAAAACAGATACTTTCCCATTCACTTTTCAGATAGGTCTTCCCCATAGCGTTCCCTATGATTCTTTGGAAGCCGTTTCCAACGATAATACACTCACTTTGGGGAGCGGTATAACTTTTTCACGCAGAGTGGATAGCGTAATAAACTTTTCGCTCACTTCCAATCGCAGATATGCCAGCGCCAGTAATCAAACCATCGGTTATACTTTCCCTGATATCACTTTATCCTTATCGGATATGGAAACTTTGGTGGGATTGGATAAATATATTACTGGCTCACGGATAAATACTGGTTTTCAATATACAGTTCGCCAAAATGGTAATCTGGATTGGGTAAAACCCAAACAAGAAACATATACTACTGCCCTGAATCCTTTACTGGGCTTTACTGGAAACATCTTAAAAGTGGTCTCCACCAATCTAAGCTTTTCCGTAAGCCAAACCAAAAATATAACAGATATGGATACTTACGAGATATTAAAAACCAGCGATACCCAGTCCTTAAATGGAAATATATCCTATAGTTTTAGAGCCGCGCGTGGTTTTTCCGTTCCTTTCTCTAATAAGAAAATCCATATTAAGAACGAATTGACTTCCTCTTTGGGAATAACTTACGAAAATAATTATGACAAAACCAAAGGCAGCACCACTACTCAAGTTGATAGAAATACAAGTCGTGTTGCCATTTCACCTCAGGCATCATATCAGTTTGATGCCAATATCCGCGGAGGACTAACCAGCAGCTATGAAATAAATTCCGATAAAAAAACCGAGGACGGAACCTCTGTTTTCAGTTTAGGAGTTTGGGTAGAAATAAATCTATAGTCAGAGCTTGGCAAGCTATGGCTATACTAAAAGCCAAGTTCTTTTAAGGCAGAATTTTGTTTGCGCCAATTGGGCTTAATTTTAACAAACAAATGCACTTGAACAGGTATTTGCATAAAGCGTGTGAGTTCTCTTTCCGCATATTCTCTTATTTTTTTTAAGCCCAAGCCATTCTTGCCGATAATTATGGGCTTCTGACTATTGCGTTCCAACCAAATCACGGCATCAATAATGACTACTTCAGGGGTTTCTTGAAAGCGTTCAATAAGCACTGCCGATGAATAAGGAATTTCTTCCTCATAAAAGTTGAAAATTGCCTCACGAATAATTTCTTTGGCAAAAAAACGCATCGGCAAATCGGAAAGCATATCTTCTTCATAATAGGGTTCGTGAAAAGGAATATAATAAGTAATCGCTTCCAACAATTGTGGTATGTTTTCTCCCGTTTTGGCGGAAACAAATAAGACCTCATTGATGGATGAAGGCAGATATTGTTTCAGTTCCTCCCTGTTTACTTCAGGGTTCAGATCCAATTTATTAAAGACGGCAATTTGGGGATTCTTCAATAACTTTAGCTGCTCCAACACTTCCTTGTCATAATCAGTTGGAAAACTGTCAATAGGAGCCAAAAAAAGAAGTAAATCCACCTCTTTTAAACTGTTCTGCC
Coding sequences within:
- the era gene encoding GTPase Era; the encoded protein is MSVSANFKSGFVAIIGKPNTGKSTLMNCILGEKISIISPKPQTTRYAIKGIWNTAEQQIIFVDTPGYLKPRYELQEKMLKIWQNSLKEVDLLLFLAPIDSFPTDYDKEVLEQLKLLKNPQIAVFNKLDLNPEVNREELKQYLPSSINEVLFVSAKTGENIPQLLEAITYYIPFHEPYYEEDMLSDLPMRFFAKEIIREAIFNFYEEEIPYSSAVLIERFQETPEVVIIDAVIWLERNSQKPIIIGKNGLGLKKIREYAERELTRFMQIPVQVHLFVKIKPNWRKQNSALKELGF